The Colwellia sp. M166 genome segment TCTATACCTAACGCTGTTAACTGTTCAGCCGAAATTAGCTTTTTAAAGCTATTACGGATAGTTTTTCGGCGTTGATTAAATGCGGCTAAACAGACCTTGTTTAATGAATTGATGTCTTTAACTGGGTTTTTGATGGTTTTATGTGGTATCAATCGAACAATTGCCGAGTCAACTTTAGGAGCAGGCTTAAAAGCTTCGGGCCCTATTTCCATGACAGGAATAACCTGACACTGGTATTGGGTCATGATTGATAAGCGGCCATAAGCCTTACAGTTCTCACCTGATGCCATACGCTGAACAACTTCTTTTTGCAGCATAAAGTGCATATCTCTAACTTTGTCTTTAAAAGTCAGTAAATGAAAGATAAGTGGTGTTGAAATGTTATAAGGTAAATTGCCAAAAATACGTAACGGTTTTTCATCGCTGGCTAATTGTCCAAAATCAAATTTTAACGCATCTTCTTCATAAATGGTTAATTTAGGCGCTAAAAATGGATGATGACGCAATCTGTGCGCTAAATCTCTATCTAGCTCTACTACGCTCAGTTGACCAGCACGTTCGACTACAGGCTCAGTAAGTGCACCTAAGCCAGGACCAATTTCAATTAAGTTTTCATTGGGCTCTGGATTGATAGCGTCAACAATATTGCTAATAATGGCATCATTATGCAAGAAGTTCTGTCCAAAACGCTTTTTAGCTTGATGGCCTAAATGGGAGTTTTTACTCATAGTTTTTATTGCTCGAATTAATCTTGTACTTGATTGTTAGCTAATGTTATTGCAGCGTTTATGGCTTCATTAAAACTACCAACATCAGCTTTATCAGTACCGGCTAAGTCTAAGGCGGTACCATGATCAACTGATGTTCTAATAAAGGGGAGTCCTAACGTAATGTTTACTGAAGCGCCAAAACCTTTGAATTTAAGTACGGGTAAACCCTGATCATGAAACATACTTAAAATAGCATCGGCATCATTAAGATATTTTGCTTGAAAAATGGTATCGGCAGGCAGAGGGCCAATAAGGTTCATACCTTCTGCACGTAACTCGTTTAAAGCAGGGATCATAACATCAATCTCTTCTCGCCCTAAATGCCCGTCTTCACCCGCATGAGGATTGATACCACAAACATAAATTTTAGGCTTAGGTATACCAAACTTATTAATTAAATCTTGGTTTAATATTCGAGTTACTTTTTGTAGGCGCTCATGGGTGATAGCTTTAGAAACATAGGCTAAAGGAATATGCGTTGTGACTAACGCCACTCTTAAGCCTTCTGTTGCTAACATCATAACAACGTCAGAGCAATTGGCTTGATTAGCGAAGTACTCGGTATGACCACTAAATGCGATGCCGGCTTGGTTTATTAAACCTTTATGAACGGGGCCCGTGACAACTGCATCAAACTCACCAGAAATGTTTTTTTCACTAGCAATACGTAAAGTTTCAACCACATAGTGGCCATTGTTAGCGTTAAGAACACCCGGTTCGCAAGTATCTTCTAAAGCTACAGGCAAAACAATTAACGTACCTGCTTGATGTGCGGTAACTTCATCATCGGGATTGTATAATTTAATGTTAAGCGGCAAATTTAATCGTTTCGCTCTTTCACTTAGCAGCTCTGGAGAGGCAACAGCAACAATTTGCGTAGGCCAATCCTGTTGAGCTATTTGTATCATCAAATCAGGGCCGACGCCTGCAGGCTCACCTGGTGTTATAGCAATTCTTGTTAACACTATTTCTGTTCCGTATCGATTATTTCTATATAGGCTTCATCACGCATTTCTTTGATCCAGCGTGCGCCTTCCATACTAAATTTTCGATTATAAAGTAGTTGATAAACACGGTTTTCATTCATTTGCTCAGTAGCATCTAATGTTCTTCGACCGGTTAGTTTAGCAATGTGCCAACCATAAGATGAACGAAATGGTTTATGAATTTCATCAATATCTAAACTGGCTAACGCATCAGAAAATGCAGCTTCATATTTACTTGGATCTGACCAGCCTAAATCACCACCACGTACTGATGTCGGGCCTTCTGAATACTCTTTGGCAAGTTCAGCAAAGTCAGCTTCACCGGCATTAAGCTTTTCAACGAAACCTGCTAATAATGCTTTGGCTTTCGCTTCACTTAAAATAATCGAGGGCTTAATTAAGATGTGACTGGCTTTA includes the following:
- the rsmA gene encoding 16S rRNA (adenine(1518)-N(6)/adenine(1519)-N(6))-dimethyltransferase RsmA, whose translation is MSKNSHLGHQAKKRFGQNFLHNDAIISNIVDAINPEPNENLIEIGPGLGALTEPVVERAGQLSVVELDRDLAHRLRHHPFLAPKLTIYEEDALKFDFGQLASDEKPLRIFGNLPYNISTPLIFHLLTFKDKVRDMHFMLQKEVVQRMASGENCKAYGRLSIMTQYQCQVIPVMEIGPEAFKPAPKVDSAIVRLIPHKTIKNPVKDINSLNKVCLAAFNQRRKTIRNSFKKLISAEQLTALGIDPGLRPENLALADFVMLANFVTDNPIEANDE
- the pdxA gene encoding 4-hydroxythreonine-4-phosphate dehydrogenase PdxA; the encoded protein is MVLTRIAITPGEPAGVGPDLMIQIAQQDWPTQIVAVASPELLSERAKRLNLPLNIKLYNPDDEVTAHQAGTLIVLPVALEDTCEPGVLNANNGHYVVETLRIASEKNISGEFDAVVTGPVHKGLINQAGIAFSGHTEYFANQANCSDVVMMLATEGLRVALVTTHIPLAYVSKAITHERLQKVTRILNQDLINKFGIPKPKIYVCGINPHAGEDGHLGREEIDVMIPALNELRAEGMNLIGPLPADTIFQAKYLNDADAILSMFHDQGLPVLKFKGFGASVNITLGLPFIRTSVDHGTALDLAGTDKADVGSFNEAINAAITLANNQVQD